One window from the genome of Crateriforma spongiae encodes:
- a CDS encoding beta strand repeat-containing protein, translated as MVLHRLFHRLTASDRRDRSTGRRRMARRRMLLERLDRREVLAANIGQIVGVAFTDQTGDGLTGDDPRLGNVQVQLYLDNGNGVFDSGVDTLQGTVFTDAAADPNPGQYEFNDLPAGDYFVVQATSGTLTAPDPTLVTVTADNADGETIVTIDEFTTGDQLVTATGGATQTGSVAAGSALGGQRDMQLIHTNGAGNTNLQVDTGTELLSLSTGGGATAIGTVEYDGADGAFGLNLPPGFATQSLAGATAGEAAPTNTGLEVLARAENQDETLRLIVYSSATEASEATITIPVNATLQSVFVDFASFAQSGDAGIAGPADFNSIVAVRAQAEVTLADNDIFFSVVESRGPDPVTANLSNTQLVQLGGTVFIDNGPNAGEQNDGIQQGTEAGVENVVVELYEVATAGGTINTATDTPIDSVQTGPGGDYLFTDLDPGHYVVVIPNAEFGATEPLFGHQTSTGNDPAPDPDDNTDDDDNGSLVAGFGIVSGTITLESNSEPTTEADDSDADGLNSNRNLTLDFGVIPVVDLTISKTVNAALSGDDEDDQAVFDIAVTNNGPLTATNVEVEDIIPAGLTFNSLANEGSATATVNGSTITIDLGDITSGGSFTFQIVADIDANQTDDIVNTATVDTADQVDIDPNNNSSTATLDLRSTPLTITKVDLTDPVVAGGQFSYEITVTNTSTTDTANGVQVEDVLPTGLTFSSGLVTLPDGSTNANLVQSNPDGNNAALVRGTIGNLAPGESATVTITVDVAIDASTTINNTATVTATPNTIPAGNDNDDDEQTTVTREVDVQIDKQISTQTPVAGGSAFTYTITVQNNGPSIAENVEVDDDLDDLLSYVAASFNDNGSGITFTQDGTDPTLLNFDIGSLSPGAANAVTFSFDVTLDAAATGTLDNTAVVSTTSTDTVAANNTDTESVTISRDVDLAITKAVNETTLVPGEITAGNPALVWTIEVTNNGTSDAFNVVVSDDINDELNVNGQITTVTVDAGAFTVTNPDSTPTVSFGTIPAGETRSFTISAEIPAAATGDIVNNAVVDADDINPVTSNTVTTTLTPDFDLTVDKTVSGTASLNPGNQVTFQIDVFHDTAGAETSPSRATGVVLTDLLPDGLTFVSATAAGSSVTPTTTVNGDGTTSVVFSSFDLDPGQTRTFTVTASVDNDADGTLTNNASFVTDAGESDTNNNDDDANVTVTPIVDVSVTKTVNLADAQVGSELVWTVTVTNGGPSIAEAVTAVDTLPAGVTFVSGSGPNGESLTPSGNQITVNGGDLASGSSYSFTIRATIDSGASGDLQNQVAVSTTTNETVTNNNSALAVTSVDPVTSELSGRVYVDANENGQFDTGEAGIEGVTIALTGTDSLGNSVSRTATTDASGEYVFASLAQGTYRLEETEQPADFLDGDEDADNNLNPTITDEVFADIALDPDTIVPGFNFGELERPPEGLSKRRFLASST; from the coding sequence ATGGTCTTGCATCGATTGTTCCATCGTTTGACCGCTTCGGACCGCCGCGACCGATCGACCGGACGCCGCCGAATGGCTCGTCGACGCATGCTGCTGGAGCGTTTGGATCGACGTGAAGTGCTGGCCGCCAACATCGGCCAGATCGTCGGCGTGGCCTTCACCGACCAGACCGGCGACGGATTGACCGGGGACGACCCGCGATTGGGAAACGTCCAAGTCCAACTGTACCTGGACAACGGAAACGGCGTCTTCGACAGCGGCGTGGACACGTTGCAGGGGACCGTTTTCACCGACGCTGCTGCTGATCCCAATCCCGGCCAGTATGAATTCAACGACTTGCCGGCCGGCGACTACTTCGTCGTCCAGGCGACCAGCGGCACCCTGACCGCTCCCGATCCGACCCTGGTCACCGTCACCGCAGACAACGCGGACGGTGAGACCATCGTCACGATCGACGAATTCACCACCGGGGACCAATTGGTGACGGCCACCGGCGGAGCGACGCAGACCGGATCGGTCGCCGCCGGATCGGCACTGGGTGGCCAGCGGGACATGCAGCTGATCCACACCAATGGTGCCGGGAACACCAACCTGCAAGTCGACACGGGAACGGAACTGTTAAGCCTGTCGACCGGTGGCGGCGCGACGGCGATCGGAACCGTCGAATACGACGGTGCCGACGGCGCGTTCGGGTTGAACCTGCCACCGGGTTTCGCCACGCAGTCCTTGGCCGGTGCAACGGCGGGCGAAGCGGCACCGACCAACACCGGTTTGGAAGTCTTGGCTCGTGCGGAAAACCAAGATGAAACACTGCGGCTGATCGTCTATTCGTCGGCCACCGAAGCGTCCGAAGCCACGATCACCATTCCCGTCAACGCGACGCTGCAATCGGTGTTCGTTGACTTTGCCAGCTTTGCCCAAAGCGGTGATGCGGGAATCGCCGGACCGGCCGACTTCAACAGCATCGTGGCCGTCCGCGCCCAAGCGGAAGTCACGCTGGCGGACAACGACATCTTCTTTTCTGTCGTCGAATCACGTGGTCCCGATCCGGTCACGGCAAACCTGTCGAACACTCAACTGGTTCAACTGGGCGGAACGGTCTTTATCGACAACGGGCCCAACGCAGGCGAACAGAACGACGGCATCCAGCAGGGCACCGAAGCGGGCGTGGAAAACGTCGTCGTCGAATTGTACGAAGTGGCCACGGCCGGGGGAACAATCAACACCGCCACCGACACGCCGATCGATTCGGTGCAAACCGGCCCCGGCGGCGATTACCTGTTCACCGACCTGGATCCCGGTCACTACGTTGTCGTGATTCCGAACGCCGAATTCGGTGCGACCGAGCCACTGTTCGGGCACCAAACCAGCACGGGCAACGATCCGGCCCCCGATCCCGATGACAACACCGACGACGACGATAACGGTTCGTTGGTTGCCGGGTTCGGCATCGTCAGCGGCACGATCACGCTGGAAAGCAACAGCGAACCGACCACCGAAGCGGACGACAGCGACGCGGACGGTTTGAACAGCAATCGCAACCTGACGCTGGACTTTGGCGTCATCCCGGTGGTGGACCTGACGATCAGCAAGACCGTCAACGCGGCACTTAGCGGCGACGACGAAGACGATCAGGCGGTGTTCGACATCGCGGTGACCAACAACGGTCCGCTGACGGCGACCAACGTCGAAGTGGAAGACATCATCCCGGCCGGATTGACTTTCAACAGCTTGGCGAATGAAGGTTCCGCCACGGCCACGGTCAACGGTTCGACCATCACGATCGACCTGGGTGACATCACCAGCGGCGGAAGCTTTACTTTCCAAATCGTCGCCGACATCGATGCCAACCAAACCGACGATATCGTCAACACGGCAACCGTCGATACAGCCGACCAAGTGGACATCGATCCCAACAACAACAGTTCCACCGCGACGCTGGATCTGCGTAGCACCCCGCTGACGATCACCAAAGTCGATTTGACCGACCCTGTCGTCGCCGGCGGTCAATTCAGCTACGAAATCACGGTCACCAACACCAGCACGACCGACACGGCCAACGGTGTCCAAGTCGAAGACGTGTTGCCGACCGGCCTGACGTTCAGCAGTGGTCTGGTCACCCTGCCCGACGGCAGCACCAACGCCAACTTGGTCCAGTCCAACCCGGACGGCAACAACGCCGCCCTGGTCCGCGGCACGATCGGCAACCTGGCACCGGGCGAATCGGCCACCGTGACGATCACCGTGGATGTCGCGATCGATGCCAGCACGACAATCAACAATACCGCGACCGTCACCGCCACGCCCAACACCATTCCTGCGGGCAACGACAACGACGACGATGAACAAACCACGGTGACCCGCGAAGTCGATGTGCAAATCGACAAGCAGATCAGCACGCAAACGCCCGTCGCCGGCGGATCCGCGTTCACGTACACAATCACGGTTCAGAACAATGGACCCAGCATCGCTGAGAACGTGGAAGTCGACGACGACCTGGATGACCTTCTTTCCTATGTCGCCGCCAGCTTCAACGACAACGGCAGCGGCATCACATTCACACAAGACGGAACCGACCCGACGCTGTTGAACTTTGACATCGGCAGTCTGTCACCCGGTGCGGCCAACGCGGTCACGTTCAGCTTTGACGTCACCTTGGACGCGGCGGCCACCGGAACGCTGGACAATACCGCGGTCGTTTCCACCACCAGCACCGATACCGTTGCGGCCAACAACACGGACACCGAAAGCGTCACGATCAGCCGTGACGTCGACTTGGCGATCACCAAAGCGGTCAACGAAACGACTTTGGTTCCCGGTGAAATCACCGCAGGCAACCCCGCGTTGGTTTGGACGATCGAAGTCACCAACAACGGCACCTCGGATGCTTTCAACGTGGTCGTGTCCGACGACATCAACGACGAATTGAACGTCAACGGGCAAATCACCACGGTCACCGTCGACGCCGGAGCGTTCACGGTCACCAACCCGGACAGCACGCCGACCGTCTCGTTCGGCACGATTCCCGCGGGCGAAACACGGTCGTTCACGATCAGTGCGGAAATCCCGGCGGCTGCGACGGGCGACATCGTCAACAATGCGGTGGTCGACGCCGACGATATCAATCCGGTGACCAGCAACACGGTCACCACGACGCTGACGCCCGACTTCGACCTGACCGTCGACAAGACCGTTTCGGGGACCGCCAGTTTGAACCCCGGCAACCAAGTCACGTTCCAGATCGATGTGTTCCATGACACGGCAGGTGCCGAGACCAGCCCAAGTCGTGCAACCGGCGTGGTCCTGACGGACTTGTTGCCCGACGGCCTGACGTTCGTTTCGGCCACCGCGGCCGGATCATCAGTGACCCCGACCACAACGGTCAACGGCGACGGGACGACCAGCGTGGTCTTCAGCAGCTTTGACTTGGATCCCGGTCAAACACGCACCTTCACCGTCACCGCCAGCGTCGACAACGATGCCGACGGAACGCTGACGAACAACGCCAGCTTCGTCACCGACGCCGGCGAATCCGACACCAACAATAACGATGACGATGCCAACGTCACCGTCACACCGATCGTCGATGTCAGTGTCACCAAGACGGTTAATCTGGCTGACGCACAGGTCGGCAGCGAATTGGTGTGGACCGTCACGGTGACCAACGGCGGCCCGTCGATCGCCGAAGCCGTCACCGCGGTCGACACCCTGCCCGCCGGCGTGACCTTCGTCAGCGGCAGCGGACCCAACGGCGAATCTCTGACGCCCAGCGGCAACCAAATCACCGTCAACGGCGGCGACCTGGCATCAGGTAGCAGTTACTCCTTTACGATCCGTGCTACGATCGACAGCGGTGCCAGTGGCGATTTGCAAAACCAAGTCGCGGTATCGACGACGACCAACGAAACGGTCACCAACAACAACAGTGCTCTGGCGGTCACGTCCGTCGATCCGGTGACCAGCGAATTGTCCGGACGCGTCTACGTTGACGCCAACGAAAACGGCCAGTTCGACACGGGCGAAGCGGGAATCGAAGGCGTCACGATCGCTTTGACGGGCACCGATTCGCTGGGCAATTCGGTCAGCCGCACGGCGACCACCGATGCCAGCGGCGAATACGTTTTTGCCAGCCTGGCACAAGGCACCTACCGGTTGGAAGAAACCGAACAACCGGCCGACTTCCTGGACGGTGACGAAGACGCCGACAACAACTTGAACCCGACGATCACCGACGAAGTCTTTGCCGACATCGCACTGGATCCGGACACGATCGTCCCAGGATTCAACTTCGGCGAACTGGAACGGCCGCCGGAAGGCTTGTCCAAACGACGCTTCCTTGCCAGCAGCACTTGA
- a CDS encoding BBP7 family outer membrane beta-barrel protein, with the protein MALVLCQAWFTFHGNSAAAAGPGQSTESAARASWRPVRGASAPDLATGSATPASNAARVSVVRQASAQEEIMPAPIVDAGAVPMDGQIVVHEGHHEIVMGDPAMVSGGCGCGDAGCDGFACDSMGCNSCGPAGCGELIGNNTWRPCLTLCLPQDGWFSAEYLGWYQDGMSLPPLVSSNTTTVTRPQAGVIGSPGYTTLFGDDEILDSEIEGVRIGFGIWLDNCHTWGIGADMFNVGEISTRYENSSDGSPILARPFFNTATGLEDSELVAFPGVVSGRVTVDATSEFQGWGVHFKRLRCADEGCTGGFLCGCPQHFCRRTEGLFGYRGLQLDESVAIQERLTGTAGEQFVISDSFTTRNQFNGFDLGWTQRLVRGYWTLDTGVRLALGTNRQTVTIAGSSVITDPAGTPSTPQTFQGGLLAQRSNIGSYTQDEFAVVPELNAKLGYQLTDNLRLTVGYTFIYWSNVVRPGEHIDTDLNPALLPPESDPFTGVLRPSFAFDTTDYWAQGISVGGEYRW; encoded by the coding sequence ATGGCTTTGGTGTTATGCCAAGCCTGGTTTACGTTTCACGGCAACTCCGCTGCGGCGGCAGGCCCCGGCCAGAGCACCGAATCGGCGGCTCGCGCCTCCTGGCGTCCTGTTCGCGGCGCTTCGGCACCTGACCTGGCGACCGGCTCGGCAACGCCCGCGTCCAATGCCGCTCGCGTCTCGGTGGTCCGTCAAGCTTCGGCTCAAGAAGAAATCATGCCGGCACCGATCGTCGACGCCGGCGCGGTCCCGATGGACGGCCAAATCGTGGTCCATGAAGGCCACCATGAGATCGTCATGGGCGACCCTGCGATGGTTTCCGGCGGCTGCGGTTGCGGCGACGCCGGCTGTGACGGCTTCGCCTGTGATTCGATGGGCTGCAACAGTTGCGGACCGGCGGGTTGCGGCGAACTGATCGGCAACAACACTTGGCGACCCTGTTTGACCCTGTGCTTGCCTCAAGACGGCTGGTTCAGTGCCGAATACCTGGGCTGGTACCAAGACGGCATGTCGTTGCCGCCGCTGGTCAGCAGCAACACGACCACCGTCACGCGTCCCCAGGCTGGCGTGATCGGTTCGCCCGGCTATACGACTTTGTTCGGCGACGATGAAATCCTGGACAGCGAAATCGAAGGCGTGCGAATCGGGTTCGGAATCTGGCTGGACAACTGCCACACGTGGGGCATCGGCGCGGACATGTTCAACGTCGGCGAAATCAGCACACGATACGAAAACAGCAGCGACGGCAGCCCCATTCTGGCACGCCCGTTCTTCAACACAGCGACCGGTCTGGAAGACAGCGAACTGGTTGCCTTTCCCGGCGTGGTCAGCGGCCGGGTCACTGTCGACGCGACCAGCGAATTCCAGGGCTGGGGCGTTCATTTCAAGCGACTGCGCTGTGCCGACGAAGGCTGCACCGGCGGCTTCCTGTGTGGATGTCCCCAACACTTTTGTCGTCGCACCGAAGGCCTGTTCGGCTACCGCGGCCTGCAGTTGGACGAAAGCGTTGCGATCCAAGAACGTCTGACCGGCACCGCTGGTGAACAGTTTGTGATCTCCGATTCGTTCACCACCCGCAACCAGTTCAATGGATTCGACCTGGGTTGGACCCAGCGATTGGTCCGAGGCTACTGGACGCTGGACACCGGTGTACGTTTGGCACTGGGAACCAACCGTCAAACCGTCACGATCGCCGGCAGCAGTGTGATCACCGATCCGGCTGGTACGCCGTCCACGCCGCAAACGTTCCAAGGCGGCTTGCTGGCACAGCGGTCGAACATCGGCAGCTACACGCAAGACGAATTTGCGGTCGTCCCGGAACTGAATGCCAAGTTGGGATACCAATTGACGGACAACCTGCGACTGACCGTCGGCTACACGTTCATCTACTGGTCCAACGTGGTGCGACCCGGTGAACACATCGATACCGACCTGAACCCCGCGTTGTTGCCGCCCGAATCGGATCCATTCACCGGCGTTCTGCGACCGTCGTTCGCCTTCGACACGACCGACTACTGGGCACAAGGCATCAGCGTCGGCGGCGAATATCGCTGGTGA
- a CDS encoding sigma-54 interaction domain-containing protein: MLQVYRITRRVAGSNASVLILGETGVGKELIANAIHVLSHRSGGPFVKVNCGALSESLLESELFGHVRGAFTGAVANRAGRFEAAGGGTIFLDEINSTTGTLQVKLLRVLQEKEFERVGSTSTLHTDVRVVAASNRDLMKEVREDRFREDLYWRLNVVPIVIPPLRERRDDIPALVSYFLDYYNEINDRYVAHIGDGVIEAMQDYHWPGNVRELQNYIERAVVMAETDELTVDLLPFCVSQPAAFQSMSGEPPETVDWQSLTDQYVERGLNESGSESQNVHAQVVEQVERALIAQVLQQCDGVQTKAAARLGINRNTLHKKIKDFGLGGE, encoded by the coding sequence ATGCTGCAGGTGTATCGGATCACCCGTCGGGTGGCGGGCAGCAACGCGTCGGTGCTGATCCTGGGCGAAACCGGTGTCGGCAAGGAACTGATCGCTAACGCGATTCACGTGCTGAGCCATCGCAGTGGCGGCCCGTTTGTGAAGGTCAACTGTGGCGCGCTGAGCGAAAGTTTGCTCGAAAGCGAATTGTTCGGCCACGTCCGTGGCGCGTTCACCGGCGCGGTGGCCAATCGCGCCGGACGTTTCGAAGCGGCCGGCGGCGGAACGATCTTCTTGGACGAAATCAACAGCACCACCGGAACATTGCAGGTGAAGCTGTTGCGGGTGCTGCAAGAAAAGGAATTCGAACGTGTGGGGTCCACCAGCACGCTGCACACCGATGTCCGTGTCGTCGCAGCCAGCAACCGTGACCTGATGAAAGAGGTCCGCGAGGATCGGTTTCGCGAAGACCTTTATTGGCGTCTGAATGTGGTGCCGATTGTGATCCCGCCGCTGCGTGAACGTCGCGACGACATCCCCGCGTTGGTGTCGTATTTCTTGGACTACTACAACGAGATCAACGACCGTTATGTCGCGCACATCGGCGACGGCGTGATCGAAGCGATGCAGGATTATCACTGGCCGGGGAACGTCCGCGAGCTGCAAAATTACATCGAACGCGCCGTCGTCATGGCCGAAACGGATGAGCTGACCGTGGATCTGTTGCCGTTCTGTGTCAGCCAGCCGGCGGCGTTCCAGTCGATGTCGGGCGAGCCGCCGGAAACCGTGGACTGGCAATCATTGACCGACCAGTACGTCGAACGTGGGTTGAACGAATCGGGTTCGGAATCACAGAACGTCCACGCTCAAGTCGTCGAACAGGTCGAACGAGCGTTGATCGCTCAGGTCTTGCAGCAATGTGACGGCGTGCAAACGAAGGCGGCGGCCCGGTTGGGGATCAATCGCAATACGCTGCACAAGAAGATCAAGGATTTCGGGCTGGGCGGGGAATAG
- a CDS encoding vWA domain-containing protein — protein MNETLRITASNEKHSGTTVNALHRRVQRMPRGRRRGSVMALMAFILPLLALMAAFCVNLAHMQLTRTELIVATDAAARAGGRAFSEEQTVDAAKDAAVATALLNSVDGMPLQLRREDAANEIEFGSTSQPGGLGSRYYFTKVSTADVAANQVIASAVRVNGRRDASSLGGVIPLVFPKFFSREYFEPTQRSVAMQVDRDISLVLDRSGSMEWLTWPDGDSPWNYDVYAEAADAGILYRSRGGYYYSRGEDQASFERWAWDNYFDYDVPPAVKWNSLVDAVEAFFDVLDDTPQSEQAAIASYASTGSRDSWLDPDFDVAMNAVDNLNTGGGTGIGRGMREGIKHFQHANARPFASKTMVVMTDGNHNTGEDPLDVAREFASTYNMTIHTVTFGSDANQSDMHDVAAACNGKHYHAESGEQLIEVFQEIANNLPTLLTE, from the coding sequence ATGAACGAGACGCTCCGCATTACCGCTTCGAACGAAAAACACTCCGGAACCACCGTCAACGCGTTGCACCGGAGAGTTCAACGGATGCCACGAGGCCGACGACGGGGAAGCGTGATGGCTCTGATGGCCTTCATCCTGCCGTTGCTGGCTTTGATGGCGGCTTTCTGTGTGAACCTGGCACACATGCAATTGACGCGGACCGAGCTGATTGTCGCGACCGACGCGGCCGCTCGCGCCGGGGGCCGTGCGTTCAGCGAAGAACAGACGGTCGACGCGGCCAAAGATGCCGCGGTTGCCACCGCATTGCTGAACAGCGTCGACGGGATGCCGTTGCAGTTGCGTCGTGAAGATGCCGCCAATGAGATCGAATTCGGCAGCACGTCGCAGCCCGGTGGCCTGGGCAGCCGATACTACTTCACCAAGGTTTCCACCGCCGACGTCGCCGCCAACCAAGTCATCGCCAGCGCCGTACGCGTCAATGGACGCCGCGATGCCAGTTCGCTGGGCGGCGTGATTCCGCTGGTGTTCCCCAAATTCTTTTCACGCGAATACTTTGAACCCACCCAACGTTCGGTCGCCATGCAGGTGGACCGAGACATCAGTCTGGTGCTGGACCGCAGCGGATCGATGGAATGGCTGACATGGCCCGATGGCGATTCGCCGTGGAACTATGACGTCTATGCCGAAGCTGCCGACGCGGGAATCCTGTATCGCAGCCGAGGCGGTTACTACTACAGTCGCGGCGAAGACCAGGCGTCGTTCGAACGCTGGGCCTGGGACAACTACTTCGATTACGACGTCCCACCGGCGGTGAAGTGGAATAGCCTGGTCGATGCCGTCGAAGCATTTTTTGATGTCTTGGACGACACCCCACAAAGCGAACAAGCGGCGATCGCCAGCTATGCCAGCACCGGATCGCGTGATTCTTGGTTGGACCCGGACTTTGACGTCGCGATGAATGCCGTTGACAACCTGAACACCGGCGGTGGAACAGGAATCGGCCGCGGCATGCGTGAAGGCATCAAACATTTTCAACATGCCAATGCACGCCCCTTCGCATCGAAAACGATGGTGGTGATGACCGACGGGAACCACAACACAGGCGAAGACCCTCTGGACGTGGCTCGTGAATTTGCGTCGACCTACAACATGACCATACACACGGTGACGTTCGGATCGGATGCCAACCAATCCGACATGCACGACGTGGCTGCGGCCTGTAACGGTAAACACTATCACGCCGAGAGCGGCGAACAGTTGATCGAGGTTTTTCAAGAGATCGCGAACAATTTGCCGACGCTGTTGACCGAATAA
- a CDS encoding TadE/TadG family type IV pilus assembly protein, whose amino-acid sequence MRQPKINRPRRIRTRRPADRRGAAMVEFAVVANVLFLVIFTCCEFARMNMVRNLTQDAAYFAARQAIVPGATAADAEVEAERLMSSMVGEGYTVNVAELGENSEEVSVTVSVDLDEVAFFTSMFMPSATIESTARMRTERYAGFYQPD is encoded by the coding sequence ATGCGGCAACCAAAAATCAATCGCCCGCGTCGAATCCGCACGCGTCGTCCCGCCGATCGTCGCGGTGCCGCGATGGTGGAATTCGCCGTCGTGGCCAACGTCCTGTTCCTGGTCATCTTCACCTGCTGTGAATTTGCCCGCATGAACATGGTCCGCAACCTGACCCAGGACGCCGCCTACTTTGCCGCCCGCCAAGCCATCGTGCCGGGCGCGACGGCCGCCGACGCGGAAGTCGAAGCCGAACGGTTGATGTCATCGATGGTCGGCGAAGGCTACACCGTGAACGTGGCGGAACTGGGTGAAAACAGTGAAGAAGTCAGCGTGACCGTCAGCGTGGACTTGGACGAAGTCGCGTTCTTTACGTCCATGTTCATGCCCAGTGCGACGATCGAGTCGACCGCTCGGATGCGAACCGAACGCTACGCCGGTTTCTACCAGCCGGATTGA
- a CDS encoding TadE/TadG family type IV pilus assembly protein — MSGTIARTVPRRSRQQRRGTATVEAAIVLPVLLTLTLGTMDLCSLFFLRETVTLAAYEGARAGVGSEATNGDAIARVNEFLSQRDVETGGNAVSIAAPGFDGADTLENVTLTVTVPVSGNLLLPGSIYDGWTVSSSVTMRKEYANQD; from the coding sequence ATGTCCGGAACGATTGCCAGAACCGTGCCGCGTCGATCGCGTCAGCAGCGCCGGGGGACTGCCACGGTGGAAGCCGCCATCGTGTTGCCCGTGCTGTTGACTTTGACACTGGGCACGATGGATTTGTGTTCGCTGTTTTTCCTTCGCGAAACCGTCACCTTGGCCGCCTATGAAGGTGCCCGAGCCGGCGTGGGATCCGAGGCGACCAACGGCGATGCGATCGCACGAGTCAACGAATTCCTGAGTCAACGCGACGTGGAAACCGGCGGCAACGCGGTGTCGATCGCGGCCCCCGGATTCGACGGTGCGGACACTCTGGAAAACGTCACGCTGACCGTCACCGTGCCGGTCAGCGGCAATCTGTTGCTGCCGGGATCGATCTATGACGGCTGGACCGTTTCGTCCAGCGTCACGATGCGCAAAGAATACGCCAACCAGGATTGA